Proteins from a genomic interval of Salmo trutta chromosome 39, fSalTru1.1, whole genome shotgun sequence:
- the LOC115179837 gene encoding mid1-interacting protein 1-B-like, whose protein sequence is MMQISDSYNQKNSLFNAMNRFIGAVNNMDQTVMVPSLLRDVPLDEEEEVKTISPIRTASNGSATYFQDGDMYNYYVLLKSIRNDIEWGVLQADDRRKEKMGVTALDISRIESDDDDLEKQFHYHLTGLHTVLSKLTRKANTLTNRYNQEIGVRGCGL, encoded by the coding sequence ATGATGCAAATTTCGGATTCGTACAATCAAAAGAATTCATTGTTCAATGCAATGAACCGCTTTATTGGTGCCGTAAATAACATGGATCAGACGGTGATGGTTCCTAGTCTGCTAAGAGACGTGCCTCTAGACGAGGAAGAAGAGGTGAAAACGATATCACCGATTAGGACCGCCAGCAATGGGTCAGCCACCTATTTCCAGGACGGGGACATGTACAATTACTATGTGCTGTTAAAATCGATCAGGAATGACATCGAATGGGGGGTCCTACAAGCAGACGACAGGCGGAAAGAAAAAATGGGGGTGACCGCGTTGGACATATCCAGAATAGAATCCGATGATGATGACTTGGAGAAACAATTTCATTATCATTTGACCGGACTGCACACTGTTCTGTCCAAGCTTACCCGGAAAGCAAACACCCTCACGAACAGGTACAATCAGGAGATTGGAGTAAGGGGCTGTGGACTGTGA